The Hippoglossus hippoglossus isolate fHipHip1 chromosome 21, fHipHip1.pri, whole genome shotgun sequence genome contains a region encoding:
- the gtf2e1 gene encoding general transcription factor IIE subunit 1: MIEPDLLTEVPAALKRLAKQVVRGFYEVEHALALDVLIRNPCVREEDMLELLKFDRKQLRSVLNTLKADKVVKCRMRVETASDGKTTRHNYYFINYRVLVNVVKYKLDHMRRRIETDERDSTNRASFRCPCCFSTFTDLEANQLFDPMTGTFRCTFCQTEVEEDESVCPDARTQVARFNEQIEPIYALLRETEDVNLSHDLLEPEPGEIPALKQSRERAAAAAGMTGPHREAWSTKGSSYGDMYTQNVVINMEEQGDQQKQPNEGKVTKERPVWLTQSTVQGAYSEPDVINNRGDIAPEAIDGAAAHGIGQADENEEVMRALLIHEKRGAAGAEKGGASTAAKGVKSTKANGSDSDSDTSESDDNLPAGPPPAAAAQHRAVMEEDDDDDEFEEVGDEPVVMVGGRQFSYREVSQRPELVEQMSAQEKEAYIEKGQNLFQDMYF, from the exons ATGATTGAACCAGATCTATTGACGGAGGTTCCCGCTGCACTCAAGCGGTTGGCCAAGCAGGTTGTGAGGGGTTTCTACGAAGTGGAGCATGCCTTGGCCCTGGATGTGCTTATCCGCAATCCATGTGTACGCGAGGAGGATATGCTGGAGCTTCTCAAGTTTGACCGTAAACAGCTGCGCTCCGTACTCAACACCTTGAAGGCAGACAAAGTTGTCAAGTGCCGCATGCGAGTGGAGACGGCATCTGATGGCAAGACAACGCGACACAACTACTACTTCATCAACTACAG GGTACTGGTCAATGTGGTCAAGTATAAATTGGATCACATGCGACGGCGCATTGAGACAGATGAGCGGGACTCCACCAACCGTGCATCCTTTCGGTGCCCTTGCTGCTTCTCCACCTTCACTGACCTAGAAGCCAACCAGCTGTTTGACCCTATGACAG GTACATTTCGCTGCACTTTCTGCCAGACAGAAGTAGAAGAGGACGAGTCCGTCTGTCCTGATGCCAGGACGCAGGTGGCACGCTTCAACGAGCAGATCGAACCCATCTATGCGCTGCTACGTGAGaccgaagatgtcaacttgtcCCACGATCTTCTGGAACCTGAGCCCGGAGAGATCCCTGCGCTCAAACAGAG CCGTGAacgtgctgcagcagctgcagggatGACTGGCCCACACCGTGAGGCCTGGTCTACCAAAGGCTCGTCCTACGGCGACATGTACACTCAGAACGTGGTTATCAacatggaggagcagggagaccAACAGAAACAGCCCAATGAGGGCAAGGTAACCAAGGAAAGGCCTGTCTGGTTGACCCAGAGCACCGTGCAGGGAGCGTACAGTGAGCCCGACGTAATCAATAACC GTGGAGACATTGCACCGGAAGCCATCGATGGAGCAGCTGCTCATGGAATTGGTCAGgcagatgaaaatgaggagGTGATGCGCGCTTTGCTCATCCACGAGAAGAGGGGTGCGGCGGGAGCCGAAAAAGGCGGAGCGAGCACTGCTGCTAAGGGAGTCAAGTCCACCAAAGCTAATGGCAGCGACTCGGACAGCGACACCAGTGAATCAGACGACAACCTCCCCGCAGGTCCtccccctgcagcagctgctcagcaCCGGGCCGTTATGGAGGAGGACGACGATGACGATGAGTTTGAGGAGGTGGGGGATGAGCCGGTGGTGATGGTGGGAGGTCGGCAGTTCTCGTACCGAGAGGTGAGCCAGAGGCCAGAGCTAGTGGAGCAGATGTCTGCGCAGGAAAAAGAGGCCTACATTGAAAAGGGACAAAACCTCTTCCAGGATATGTACTTTTGA
- the rabl3 gene encoding rab-like protein 3: protein MASLDRVKVLVLGDSGVGKSSLVHLLCQNQVLGNPSWTVGCSVDVRVQDYKEGTPEEKTYYIELWDVGGSIGSASSIKSTRAVFYNSINGIILVHDLTNKKSSQNLYRWSLEALNKDSSPTGVIVSNGSDYDREQFAENPVPLLLIGTKFDQIADNKRNEVLTRTAFLSEDFNAEEINLDCTNPRYLAAGTSNAVKLSRFFDKVIEKRYFTRDPSQMTGFTDRKRFNFKSLHYD, encoded by the exons ATGGCTTCTCTGGACAGAGTGAAGGTTTTAGTTTTGGGAGATTCCG GTGTGGGCAAATCCTCCTTGGTCCATCTTCTGTGTCAGAATCAGGTGTTGGGAAATCCATCATGGACTGTTGGTTGCTCGGTGGATGTTCGG GTTCAAGACTATAAAGAGGGAACCCCGGAGGAGAAAACCTACTATATTGAGCTGTGGGATGTCGGAGGATCTATCGGCAGTGCCAGCAGCATCAAAAGCACCAGAGCCGTCTTCTACAATTCAATTAATG GAATTATACTGGTGCATGATTTGACAAATAAGAAATCCTCTCAGAACCTTTACCGCTGGTCACTAGAAGCTTTGAATAAGGATTCGTCTCCAACAGGAGTCATTGTCTCAAACGG TAGTGACTATGATAGAGAGCAGTTTGCTGAGAACCCAGTGCCTTTGCTGCTGATTGGCACCAAGTTTGACCAGATCGCAGACAACAAACGCAATGAAGTTCTCACCCGAACAGCCTTTCTCTCCGAAGACTTCAATGCTGAGGAGATTAATCTG GACTGCACTAACCCCAGATACCTGGCTGCAGGCACATCGAATGCAGTGAAGCTGAGCAGGTTCTTTGACAAG GTTATAGAAAAGAGATATTTCACAAGAGATCCAAGTCAG atgaCGGGTTTCACTGACAGAAAACGCTTCAACTTCAAAAGTTTGCACTATGACTGA
- the LOC117754423 gene encoding granzyme B(G,H)-like isoform X2: MWRDPRPGRLCSDISSLQTVSVLWTNFPSQITFSYSPETMMVVLGAHNISKKEKTQQHLKVADYFPHPKYNGHVYDIMLLKLKTKAKLNKYVKPIGLPKKHGKTPANVACVVAGWGQRAAEGPASHVLRETTEKIQFGKECKNIWKENFNHDQMICTKFDKKKGGICQGDSGGPLICNSKPQGITAFTRKKDCDNPKYPHVFMNLHFFLPWIKQTMQG, translated from the exons ATGTGGCGGGATCCTCGTCCGGGACGACTTTGTTCTGACATCAGCTCACTGCAAACGGTGAGTGTACTTTGGACCAATTTTCCATCACAGATAACTTTTAGTTACAG CCCTGAGACGATGATGGTGGTGCTCGGCGCACACAACAtaagcaagaaagaaaaaactcagCAGCATCTCAAAGTGGCAGATTACTTCCCACATCCAAAGTACAACGGACATGTTTATGATATTATGCTACTCAAG ttaaaaaccaaagcaaaacTGAACAAATATGTGAAGCCCATTGGATTACCTAAGAAACACGGGAAAACCCCCGCCAATGTAGCATGTGTCGTTGCTGGCTGGGGCCAAAGAGCAGCCGAGGGGCCTGCCTCACATGTACTGAGGGAAACCACGGAGAAGATTCAATTCGGCAAGGAATGCAAAAATATCTGGAAGGAAAACTTCAATCATGATCAAATGATATGCACCAAGTTTGACAAAAAGAAGGGAGGAATTTGCCAG GGGGATTCTGGCGGACCGCTGATCTGCAACAGCAAACCTCAGGGTATCACAGCTTTTACTCGCAAGAAGGACTGCGACAATCCCAAGTATCCCCATGTCTTCATGAACCtacatttctttcttccctGGATCAAGCAAACCATGCAGGGGTAG
- the LOC117754423 gene encoding granzyme B(G,H)-like isoform X1: MIQIFCIIFFFQLFSLNGATESGIFGGKVSKPHSRPYMASLQFNEHHSCGGILVRDDFVLTSAHCKRPETMMVVLGAHNISKKEKTQQHLKVADYFPHPKYNGHVYDIMLLKLKTKAKLNKYVKPIGLPKKHGKTPANVACVVAGWGQRAAEGPASHVLRETTEKIQFGKECKNIWKENFNHDQMICTKFDKKKGGICQGDSGGPLICNSKPQGITAFTRKKDCDNPKYPHVFMNLHFFLPWIKQTMQG; the protein is encoded by the exons ATGATTCAAATCTTCTGcatcatatttttctttcagttgttCTCTCTAAATG GGGCGACTGAGAGCGGCATCTTCGGTGGTAAAGTTTCAAAGCCTCATTCCAGACCCTACATGGCATCGCTCCAGTTTAATGAACACCACTCATGTGGCGGGATCCTCGTCCGGGACGACTTTGTTCTGACATCAGCTCACTGCAAACG CCCTGAGACGATGATGGTGGTGCTCGGCGCACACAACAtaagcaagaaagaaaaaactcagCAGCATCTCAAAGTGGCAGATTACTTCCCACATCCAAAGTACAACGGACATGTTTATGATATTATGCTACTCAAG ttaaaaaccaaagcaaaacTGAACAAATATGTGAAGCCCATTGGATTACCTAAGAAACACGGGAAAACCCCCGCCAATGTAGCATGTGTCGTTGCTGGCTGGGGCCAAAGAGCAGCCGAGGGGCCTGCCTCACATGTACTGAGGGAAACCACGGAGAAGATTCAATTCGGCAAGGAATGCAAAAATATCTGGAAGGAAAACTTCAATCATGATCAAATGATATGCACCAAGTTTGACAAAAAGAAGGGAGGAATTTGCCAG GGGGATTCTGGCGGACCGCTGATCTGCAACAGCAAACCTCAGGGTATCACAGCTTTTACTCGCAAGAAGGACTGCGACAATCCCAAGTATCCCCATGTCTTCATGAACCtacatttctttcttccctGGATCAAGCAAACCATGCAGGGGTAG
- the LOC117754422 gene encoding granzyme B-like translates to MIQIFCIIFFFQLFSLNGATESGIFGGKVSKPHSRPYMASLQFNGHHSCGGILVRDDFVLTSAHCKHPETMMVVLGAHNISKKEKTQQNLKVADYFPHPKYNGQHDYDIMLLKLKTKAKLNKYVKPIGLPKKHGKTPANVACVVAGWGQRAAEGPASHVLRETTEKIQFGMECEYIWQKYFNNDQMICTKFDKKKGGICQGDSGGPLICNSKPQGITAFTVEKDCDNPKYPHVFMNLHFFLPWIKKTMQG, encoded by the exons ATGATTCAAATCTTCTGcatcatatttttctttcagttgttCTCTCTAAATG GGGCGACTGAGAGCGGCATCTTTGGTGGTAAAGTTTCAAAGCCTCATTCCAGACCCTACATGGCATCGCTCCAGTTTAATGGACACCACTCATGTGGCGGGATCCTCGTCCGGGACGACTTTGTTCTGACATCAGCTCACTGCAAACA CCCTGAGACGATGATGGTGGTGCTCGGCGCACACAACAtaagcaagaaagaaaaaactcagCAGAATCTCAAAGTGGCAGATTACTTCCCACATCCAAAGTACAATGGACAACATGATTATGATATTATGCTACTCAAG ttaaaaaccaaagcaaaacTGAACAAATATGTGAAGCCCATTGGATTACCTAAGAAACACGGGAAAACCCCCGCCAATGTAGCATGTGTCGTTGCTGGCTGGGGCCAAAGAGCAGCCGAGGGGCCTGCCTCACATGTACTGAGGGAAACCACGGAGAAGATTCAATTCGGCATGGAATGCGAATATATCTGGCAGAAATACTTCAATAATGATCAAATGATATGCACCAAGTTTGACAAAAAGAAGGGAGGAATTTGCCAG GGGGATTCTGGCGGACCGCTGATCTGCAACAGCAAACCTCAGGGTATCACAGCTTTTACTGTCGAGAAGGACTGCGACAATCCCAAGTATCCCCATGTCTTCATGAACCtacatttctttcttccctGGATCAAGAAAACCATGCAGGGGTAG